A single window of Granulicella mallensis MP5ACTX8 DNA harbors:
- a CDS encoding chitobiase/beta-hexosaminidase C-terminal domain-containing protein: MKIFSMLLVLIASLSATALHAQTTATPVITLASGSYTFPSSTTITDSTSGASILWCYVASGNCTPNTSYTAAIYLNPATTETICANATASGDSVSSTVCHEYTKAEAQTATPSITLASGMYAMPTSTTITDPTSGAAILWCYVATGSCTPSTAYTGSIYVDPATTETICANATASGYTPSGTACNSYTAGTTISFSYSNGKVTMSTSIVGASIFYTLDGSTATEASIEYIPGSPITVAPGSTINAAAVQMTSGSNTGVAVQNGQATTSDWKTVLSSSESQSAPYVSSYNTPHLDYGPGNNTCADGVCGIPTQIGMVPNQSLPSASGGGTATNFNMTTENLSGAGGGLQVLWPYDTGSVGCDSCTTMIEDFYIWPQYTASINPANVENWELDMNSWNVAIPTYGYLGASFQCSIIDGGWQYNGQHAPGWTNFSATGFSSMTKINHDCQLPFGKLSAGITSATQQSFTVTPNVTGSVTAATVEPGMILLVDNEEILCTAASGNTCTASQRGWAGTAPATHAAGALYSGSVHVQYHVTFKPGDTSVCKEDGTSGTAVECVFIDYLIVNNVKYDFHAIYGTQTVGGVSGYSALTVPAYAYTYGIDRVFDQKQIDVASGIGSTSAPAQVGEYIDRDNVTASFGVLGSQTYVVP, encoded by the coding sequence ATGAAAATATTTTCGATGTTACTCGTGCTGATCGCCTCTCTGAGTGCGACGGCTCTTCACGCTCAGACGACAGCGACTCCTGTCATAACCCTGGCTTCCGGCTCTTACACCTTCCCCTCAAGCACCACGATCACGGACTCTACCTCCGGAGCCTCAATCCTCTGGTGCTATGTCGCATCGGGGAACTGCACCCCGAATACGTCCTATACCGCTGCGATTTACTTGAACCCAGCTACCACCGAGACGATTTGTGCCAACGCAACGGCCTCAGGGGACAGTGTCAGCTCCACTGTCTGCCACGAGTACACCAAGGCAGAAGCCCAGACGGCGACGCCATCCATCACACTGGCATCCGGCATGTACGCGATGCCCACAAGCACGACCATTACAGACCCCACCTCCGGCGCAGCTATCTTGTGGTGCTACGTTGCGACGGGAAGCTGTACACCAAGCACGGCCTATACGGGTTCCATATATGTGGATCCGGCTACCACTGAGACGATTTGCGCTAACGCCACGGCCTCCGGGTATACCCCCAGCGGCACGGCGTGCAACTCTTACACTGCCGGGACTACGATCAGCTTTTCGTACTCTAACGGCAAGGTAACAATGTCCACCTCGATCGTGGGAGCCAGCATCTTCTATACGCTGGATGGATCGACGGCGACGGAAGCATCCATCGAATATATTCCGGGCAGTCCGATCACAGTTGCACCGGGGAGCACGATCAATGCAGCGGCTGTGCAGATGACAAGCGGCAGTAACACTGGCGTAGCGGTACAAAATGGGCAGGCTACGACGAGCGACTGGAAGACAGTGTTGTCCAGCTCGGAGAGCCAGTCCGCGCCGTATGTCTCCAGTTACAACACCCCTCACCTCGACTACGGCCCCGGGAATAATACCTGCGCCGACGGTGTGTGCGGGATTCCAACCCAGATCGGCATGGTGCCGAATCAATCATTGCCTTCCGCGAGTGGTGGCGGCACGGCGACCAACTTCAACATGACTACGGAGAACTTGAGTGGTGCCGGTGGCGGTCTCCAGGTGCTGTGGCCTTATGACACCGGATCGGTTGGATGCGACAGCTGCACTACCATGATCGAGGACTTCTATATCTGGCCGCAATATACGGCTTCCATCAACCCGGCTAATGTTGAGAACTGGGAGCTCGACATGAACTCATGGAACGTCGCGATTCCAACCTATGGCTACCTGGGCGCTTCGTTCCAATGCTCCATCATTGACGGCGGCTGGCAGTACAACGGCCAGCACGCACCCGGCTGGACAAACTTCAGCGCTACCGGCTTCTCGTCGATGACGAAGATTAACCACGATTGCCAATTGCCCTTCGGAAAACTGTCTGCTGGCATCACCTCGGCCACCCAGCAGAGCTTCACGGTTACACCCAACGTTACGGGCTCTGTGACAGCCGCAACTGTTGAGCCGGGGATGATCCTTCTTGTAGACAATGAAGAGATCCTCTGCACAGCAGCGAGCGGCAATACCTGCACGGCCAGCCAGCGCGGATGGGCTGGAACCGCACCTGCTACACACGCAGCCGGTGCTCTCTACTCAGGCTCTGTACATGTCCAGTACCACGTCACCTTCAAGCCGGGCGATACCAGCGTTTGCAAGGAGGATGGTACCAGCGGTACAGCGGTTGAGTGCGTGTTCATCGACTATCTCATCGTCAACAACGTCAAGTACGACTTTCATGCGATCTATGGCACGCAGACTGTCGGAGGAGTTTCCGGCTACTCTGCACTCACAGTTCCTGCGTACGCATACACCTACGGCATCGATCGGGTGTTTGACCAAAAACAGATTGACGTTGCCTCTGGAATTGGTTCGACCTCAGCACCGGCGCAGGTTGGCGAGTATATCGACAGGGATAATGTAACGGCCAGCTTCGGCGTACTTGGATCCCAAACCTACGTGGTTCCGTAA